A window of Methylomonas sp. 11b genomic DNA:
ATCGGTAGGGTTGACGCTTGAAGACATCGGGCTTGCCGTGGAAAAGTCCAATAAAAATGTCGGTGCCGGCTTCCTGAGTTATGGCGATCAGGAAATGGTGGTGCGTGGTGTCGGCAACCTGGTGTCTGCGGACGACATCAAAAAAATCGTCCTGAAAAACCACGAAGGCACACCGGTCACCGTCGGCGACGTTGGCCGCCTGGTGCAATCCTATACGCCACGGCGCGGCACGGTAGGTTTGGACGAACACAAAGACGTGGTGGAAGGTATCGTACTGCTGCGGCGCGGCCAAAACCCGTCGCGGGTGTTGGACGCCTTGCACGAGAAAGTCGCGGAATTAAATGCTGGGATTTTGCCAGCGGGCATGAAGATCTTGCCGTTTCTGGATCGCTCTGAATTGGTCAGCAGCACGCTGCATACCGTATTCGACAACTTGCTGCACGGCTTTGCTTTGGTTGTGGGCGTGGTCTGGTTGTTTCTGCGCAGTATTCGCGGCTCCTTGATTGTGGCGACAGTGATTCCGTTGTCGCTGCTGGTGGCATTTTTAGGTTTATATCAGCTGGGTATGCCCGCCAATTTGATTTCCATGGGCGCGATCGATTTCGGCATCATTCTCGATGGCGCAGTGGTGCTGATGGAAAATGTCATGCACCAAGCCCAGCACCGCAAACCGCAATCGCGGCGGGAAATGCTGCACCTAATCGCCGACGCGGCTGTGGATGTGGCCAAGCCGGCGTTTTTTGCGATGTTGATTATCATCGCCGCGTTGACTCCGGTATTTACGCTGGAACGCGTAGAAGGCCGGATATTTCGGCCGCTGGCGATGACCTATAGTTTTGCCCTCTCCGGCGGCTTGATCTTTGCGTTGCTGTTGGTGCCGGCCTTGTGCGCTACCTTCATTCAACCCAAACATGCCTTGGTGGCCGAGCCTAAGTTTTTGGAACGCTTGCGGAATTGGTATTCCCGCTTATTGGCCCAGGTGCTGGGTAAACGAACCCTGGCTTTGGTCTTTGCCGGCATTTTGTTGTTTGCCGCCGGCTTGGCCGGTGCTGGGCTGGGCACCGAATTTCTACCGGAACTGGATGAAGGCGACATCCATGTATTTGTGGAAATGCCCCCGAGTATTTCGCTGGATAAAGGTCAGGAAATTCTATTGGACATGCGCCAACGCTTGCTGAAATTTCCGGAAGTGTTGGGTATTTTGAGCCAGCAAGGTCGTTCCGAGGACGGCACCGACAACGAAGGCGTGAACATGAGCGAAACCTTCGTGCATCTCAAACACCATGAGCAATGGCGGCCTGGCTGGCACAAAGAAAAGCTGGTAGATGCGATGCGGGCTTCGTTGGAAGAAATACCGGGCGTGCGATTCAATTTTTCGCAACCGATCAAGGATAATGTCGAAGAAGCGGTGAGCGGAGTGCGCGGCAAAGTGGTCTTGAAAATCTACGGCCCCGATCTGGAAAAAATGCGTACCACGCTGGAAGACATCAAACTCCTGCTGGCCAAGGTCGATGGCGTGATCGATCTGGATCTTTACCGCGAATCGCGGGTGCCGCAATTACAAATCAAACTGGATCGCGCCGCCCTGGCCCGCAATAGTTTTGACGTGGACAGAGTGCAAGACACCATCGAAATCGGCATGGCCGGCAGGATAGTCTCCGAATTGTGGCAAGGCGAGCGGCCGGTGCCGATACGTTTGATTTTGCCGGAGAACGAACGCGGCGATATTGAGAAAATCGGCAATATGAACGTGGTCAATCCTTCCGGAGCTTATATTCCGCTGCGGGATTTGACCACTATCGATATTGCCCAAGGCCGCACTTCCATCGAACGCGAAGCCAATAGCCGTTACATGGCCTTGAAATTTAACGTGGAAGGCCGCGATTTAGGCTCGGTGGTACATGAAACCATGGAGTTGGTCGCTGCCAATATCAAAGTACCGGAAGACCATTTCCTGAGCTGGGGCGGCGAGTTTGAAAATCAGCAGCGGGCGACGGCCCGCTTGGGTGTGGTGGTGCCGATAGCGGTATTGATCGTACTGGGCTTGTTGTATAGTGCTTTGCAATCAGGGCGTAGCGCGGCGGCGATCCTGATTGCCACGCCGTTTGCGATGACCGGCGGTGTGTTTGCGCTGATGTTCACCAATATTCCGCTGTCGGTCAGCGCGGCAATTGGCTTTATCGCCTTGCTCGGCCAAGTATGCCTGATGGGTTTACTGGTACTCAGTGCGACCGAGGAAATGCGCCGCAGCGGCATGGACTTGCTGGCAGCGATCAAGGAAGGTGCGACTCAGCGCTTGCGTCCGGTATTGATGGCCTCGCTGTTGGCATTGCTGGGACTATTACCGATGGCTTTATCGACCAGCATCGGTAGCGAAACCCAGCGGCCGTTTGCCGTAGTGATCGTCGGCGGTATGTTGACCACCTTTTTGGTGGCTATGTTTATCCTGCCGGTGATTTATTCATTCGTGACCAGCAAACAAATCCTCACGCCCGAAGAAGCCGACGAATTATTGGACAGCCAAGTATGAACCCCAAAGCCAGCCTGATTTTGCTGATTGCCCTGTTAAACAGCCCGCTGGGTTATGCCGAGTCTGACACGGCCAGTTCAGCCTTACCGGAAACGGTGACGATTCGGGATTTACTGCAAATCGTCCGGGAGAAAAGCCCCAGATACGCGTTGGCTCGCAGCCAAATCGAAGCGGCCGAAGCGGAAGTAGTGGCTGCCGATGTGCTGCCCAATCCCAAGGTCAGCTATGGCCGTTTCGATCAGGCTGGCGGACGGAGGAATACTCAATTCGACGGTCCGTCCCAACAAAACATTACTGTTGAAGTACCGATGCTGTTGGCCGGACAGCGCGGCGCGCGCAAGGACAGTGCCGAACGGCAGGTCGATGTTGCAGCAGCCCGGGTCGAGACGGATTACAATCAGTTGATTCGTGAATCCTGGCGGCTGTTTGCGCAATTGCTGGCCAACCAGCAGCGTGTATCTTTACTAGATGAGGCCAGGCTTGAACTGGAGCGCTTGCAAACCATCATCGCCGGCAAACAAAACGCCGGCACCGCCAGCCAATACGATGTGCTGCGTATCACCCAGGAAGTACAGAGTCTGAATACCCGTTTGGAAAATGCGCAAACCAATCTGACTAGCACTATTGGCGAGTTAGCCAGCTTACTGGGCTTCCCGCACTGGAAGCCGCAAGCCAGCGGCTCGCTGGAGCCGATTGGTGTTTCCACGGACATCGATAAGTTATGGCAACAAGCCGAACACAACAATCCGGATTTGGAAACGGCGCGTCGGGAAATGATCGCGGCGGATTCTGGTTTGACAAAAGCTGAGCGGGAACGCTGGCCGGTGCCTTCGCTGATGTTCGGTACCGCTTTCACCGATAAGCCGTATGGCAACACTACTTTCGCTGGCGTATCGGTCGATCTGCCGATTTTTGATCGCGGCCAAGGCGGCATGGCCCGCGCCGCTGCCGAAGTCCATGCCAGCCAGTTAAAGCGCGAATTGCTGGTGGCGGCCACGCGCCAGGAATTGGAGCGCGCTGTAGACGTACTGGCGCGCCGTCGGGCGACGTTGGCAAAGGCTGAAAAAGAAGTGGTGGCGCCATTGCCAACTTTGAAACAAATGGCCGAGGACGCTTACCGCCTGGGGCAAACCGGTCTGATCGAATTGCTGGATTCATCGCGTACCCGTACCGAAATTAAATTGAATCATTTGGAATTGATTCAAAATGAAATCGAAGCGGAGTTGGATGTAATGAATGCGTCGGGCTTGTTGGCGGTATATTTCGAAAATCCGGCATGACGCTACCGCGTTCGCCAGCTTATCGCGTCCTGTCTAGCTTGCGATAGCCAATGGCTTCGCTGAGGTGGGAGATTTCAATATTCGGCGAATTGGCCAGATCGGCAATTGTTCGCGCCAGTTTCAAAATCCGGTGGTAAGCGCGGTGTGACAGGCCGAATTTCTCCAGCGCTTGTTCAAGTAGCTGGTGGCCGGCTTCGGACAAGATGCATATAGCCTTTACCTCCGCAGCGCTTAGCCCTGCGTTGGCTTTGCCTTGGCGTCGATAAGCAATTTCTCGCGCAGCAACGACGCGTTGACGAATGGTCTCGCTGGTTTCTTCGCCTGCCGCCGAGCCTTTGCGCAATACCTCCAGTGCGACGCGCGGCACTTCCATATGCATGTCTATCCTGTCCAGCAACGGCCCGGAAACGCGAGCGCGGTAGCGCACCACTTGTTCTGAGGTGCAGCGGCAACGGCCGGAAGCGTCGCCTAGGTAGCCGCATGGACAAGGATTCATCGCGGCAATCAATTGAAAACTGGCAGGAAAATCGGCTTGGCGGTTGGCACGGGAAATGGTGATATGACCGGTTTCCAGGGGTTCGCGGAGTACTTCCAGGACTTTTCTATCGAACTCCGGCAGTTCGTCCAAAAATAGCGCCCCGTTGTGCGACAAGGATATTTCGCCGGGCTTGGGATTGCTGCCGCCGCCAACCAACGCCGCAGCTGACGCGGTATGATGCGGCGCTCTATAGGGTGGCTGCCGCCAACGGCTGACGTCCAGGCCGTGGTCGCTGATCGAAGCCAGCGCGGCGGTTTCCTGGGCTTGCTGTTCGCTGAGTTCCGGCAAAATGGTCGGCAAACGTGCCGCCAACATCGACTTGCCGGTGCCGGGCGGACCTAGCATCAGTAAATTATGCTTTCCAGCGGCGGCGATTTCCATGGCCCGTTTGACGTGAAACTGGCCGTGCACGTCGGCAAAGTCCACGGTGTGAACCGCTTGCTCAAAGCTGAGATTAATGTCGGGTGGCGTGATCACTTGCCGGCCCGCCAAGTGGGCGCAGACCTCCAGCAGAGTCCTGGCCGGCAGCAATTGTGCATCCTTGATTAACGAGGCCTCCGCTGCACAACCTGCCGGCAGGATCAGTTGCCTAAAAGCATTGCGGCAATGAATCGCCACCGGTAGTGCGCCGGGAATCGGTCGCAACTCGCCGCCTAGCGATAGCTCGCCTATGCATTCGTATTCATGCAGCCCGTCTTTGGGGATTTGCCCGGAAGCGGCCAAGATGCCCAGCGCTATCGCCAGGTCGAAACGGCCGCCTTCTTTGGGTAGATCGGCGGGTGCCAGATTGATAGTGATGCGTTGAAACGGAAATTCGAAGTGCGAATTAATGATCGCCCCGCGCACTCTGTCCTTGCTTTCTTTCACTGCGGTCTCGGGCAAGCCAACTATGTTTAGAGCCGGCAAGCCGCTGCTGACATGCACTTCCACCGTCACTTGCGGGGCGTCTATGCCGGAGCGGCCCCGGCTGTAAACGACGGCCAGCGACATGGCGTTTTAGGCTTGCGGAATCCGTTGTTCCAGTTCGGCGACGCGTTTTTCCAGTTCTTCCAAACGGGCGCGGGTTTTCGCCAATACCGCTTTTTGCACTTCAAATTCTTCGCGGCTGACCAGGTCCAGTTTGGACAGGCCGCTTTGCAGCAAGGCATGGATGTTTTTTTCCACGTCGTCTTTCAGATTGGTCAAACCGGGAGGGATGGCGCCGGCGATACGCTCGGCAAGGTTGTCTATGGCTTTAGGATCAAACATGGTGGCTACTCTTGGTCTATGAATGAATTGGGAATGGGTAAATGATCGCGGCATATTTTATCAGTATCCTCACGATCCAAGGGTTGTTCGGTTAAGCCGCATTGATAGTGATGCTGTTCCACCGAAAAATAATGGCAGGAACGGCATAAACCAAAACTCTTCGAGTCATTGACTTTCTGCAGCACGCCCAGCGTGGTTTGCAGTGCTTGGCCTATGGTATCGAATTCCTGGCGACTGACTTTGGATTCGGCCTGCTTGAAAATATCCAGCGGTTTTAACTCGTCGATCAACTTCTTACCGGCCTCGGTCAGGCTTAGATGTACCACGCGGCCGTCCAAAACGGACGTGGTCTTATCCAAATAGTGTTTACGCTCCAAAATCTGAATAGTCTGTGACACCGTGCCCTTGGTTAAGCCCAAATATTCGGCTACCGCAGCATGGGTGTTGCTGTATTTGTTGCACTTGGCCAGATATTCCAATACCTGACCATGTACCGGTTGCAAACCGATCGCCGCGTATTTTTTGCGTTCTTCCGAGCGAAGTAAGGCGCTAATCCGCTCGATCAGCTTAAATGTGTCTAAATCCTGCATTGGCCGGATTCTACCACATGCCGCGCAGCCTGGCCTTAAAGCAGCGCGGCATATAGGTTTAGACCCCTATAGGCGATCCATATTGTCGCTCCAATTTAAATTGTCTCTGACGAAATAGCGATACTCCGGAGGTTGTCGATTTTGCAAATTCAACACATACAGCGTGCGACCAATACCGCGCCGCCGATAGCCTCCCTTCTCTTTATCGACAACTTGATCGCGCCAGGTGCCGAAGTTGATGTAGGTTAGGTTGTTATACGAATGGTCTGGCGGGTAATCCATGTCAGCTTCCGATTGCAGTGGAATGTGTGTGTGGCCTTCGCCGTGCAGATGAAAACCTTGGGCCAGAAATGCGTCCTGAAAGGTCGGAAAGGCTTGCAGATTCTTAAAGCTGGCGCCGTCTTCGCTGTAAACCGACTCGGGTTG
This region includes:
- the ubiK gene encoding ubiquinone biosynthesis accessory factor UbiK — protein: MFDPKAIDNLAERIAGAIPPGLTNLKDDVEKNIHALLQSGLSKLDLVSREEFEVQKAVLAKTRARLEELEKRVAELEQRIPQA
- a CDS encoding TolC family protein, with translation MNPKASLILLIALLNSPLGYAESDTASSALPETVTIRDLLQIVREKSPRYALARSQIEAAEAEVVAADVLPNPKVSYGRFDQAGGRRNTQFDGPSQQNITVEVPMLLAGQRGARKDSAERQVDVAAARVETDYNQLIRESWRLFAQLLANQQRVSLLDEARLELERLQTIIAGKQNAGTASQYDVLRITQEVQSLNTRLENAQTNLTSTIGELASLLGFPHWKPQASGSLEPIGVSTDIDKLWQQAEHNNPDLETARREMIAADSGLTKAERERWPVPSLMFGTAFTDKPYGNTTFAGVSVDLPIFDRGQGGMARAAAEVHASQLKRELLVAATRQELERAVDVLARRRATLAKAEKEVVAPLPTLKQMAEDAYRLGQTGLIELLDSSRTRTEIKLNHLELIQNEIEAELDVMNASGLLAVYFENPA
- a CDS encoding YifB family Mg chelatase-like AAA ATPase, yielding MSLAVVYSRGRSGIDAPQVTVEVHVSSGLPALNIVGLPETAVKESKDRVRGAIINSHFEFPFQRITINLAPADLPKEGGRFDLAIALGILAASGQIPKDGLHEYECIGELSLGGELRPIPGALPVAIHCRNAFRQLILPAGCAAEASLIKDAQLLPARTLLEVCAHLAGRQVITPPDINLSFEQAVHTVDFADVHGQFHVKRAMEIAAAGKHNLLMLGPPGTGKSMLAARLPTILPELSEQQAQETAALASISDHGLDVSRWRQPPYRAPHHTASAAALVGGGSNPKPGEISLSHNGALFLDELPEFDRKVLEVLREPLETGHITISRANRQADFPASFQLIAAMNPCPCGYLGDASGRCRCTSEQVVRYRARVSGPLLDRIDMHMEVPRVALEVLRKGSAAGEETSETIRQRVVAAREIAYRRQGKANAGLSAAEVKAICILSEAGHQLLEQALEKFGLSHRAYHRILKLARTIADLANSPNIEISHLSEAIGYRKLDRTR
- a CDS encoding MarR family winged helix-turn-helix transcriptional regulator; this encodes MQDLDTFKLIERISALLRSEERKKYAAIGLQPVHGQVLEYLAKCNKYSNTHAAVAEYLGLTKGTVSQTIQILERKHYLDKTTSVLDGRVVHLSLTEAGKKLIDELKPLDIFKQAESKVSRQEFDTIGQALQTTLGVLQKVNDSKSFGLCRSCHYFSVEQHHYQCGLTEQPLDREDTDKICRDHLPIPNSFIDQE
- a CDS encoding efflux RND transporter permease subunit, whose amino-acid sequence is MLRPLIEHCVHRRLFVIIVAVIIAIFGIHAFMETPIEAYPDVTNTQVTVITLMPGYAPEEVERQVTVPLERVLNGTPNMLQMRSQSLFGLSLVTITFEDHIDSFHSRTEISQRISGAELPSSVTPVLAPDYTPLGEIYKFTLTSDRHSLYELRSEMEWNVSRKLRQVPGVADVLTFGGYYKEFHIQIDPTRVESVGLTLEDIGLAVEKSNKNVGAGFLSYGDQEMVVRGVGNLVSADDIKKIVLKNHEGTPVTVGDVGRLVQSYTPRRGTVGLDEHKDVVEGIVLLRRGQNPSRVLDALHEKVAELNAGILPAGMKILPFLDRSELVSSTLHTVFDNLLHGFALVVGVVWLFLRSIRGSLIVATVIPLSLLVAFLGLYQLGMPANLISMGAIDFGIILDGAVVLMENVMHQAQHRKPQSRREMLHLIADAAVDVAKPAFFAMLIIIAALTPVFTLERVEGRIFRPLAMTYSFALSGGLIFALLLVPALCATFIQPKHALVAEPKFLERLRNWYSRLLAQVLGKRTLALVFAGILLFAAGLAGAGLGTEFLPELDEGDIHVFVEMPPSISLDKGQEILLDMRQRLLKFPEVLGILSQQGRSEDGTDNEGVNMSETFVHLKHHEQWRPGWHKEKLVDAMRASLEEIPGVRFNFSQPIKDNVEEAVSGVRGKVVLKIYGPDLEKMRTTLEDIKLLLAKVDGVIDLDLYRESRVPQLQIKLDRAALARNSFDVDRVQDTIEIGMAGRIVSELWQGERPVPIRLILPENERGDIEKIGNMNVVNPSGAYIPLRDLTTIDIAQGRTSIEREANSRYMALKFNVEGRDLGSVVHETMELVAANIKVPEDHFLSWGGEFENQQRATARLGVVVPIAVLIVLGLLYSALQSGRSAAAILIATPFAMTGGVFALMFTNIPLSVSAAIGFIALLGQVCLMGLLVLSATEEMRRSGMDLLAAIKEGATQRLRPVLMASLLALLGLLPMALSTSIGSETQRPFAVVIVGGMLTTFLVAMFILPVIYSFVTSKQILTPEEADELLDSQV